Proteins found in one Desulfovibrio porci genomic segment:
- the rplA gene encoding 50S ribosomal protein L1, with the protein MPRHGKNFRKALEAYNPQERFSIEDAVSKSLGASFAKFDETVDVAIRLGVDPKYSDQMVRGAVTLPNGLGKTVRVAVFCKGEKQAEAKDAGADIVGAEDLVAKIKEGWLEFDAAVATPDVMALVGQIGRVLGPRGLMPNAKTGSVTFDVAKAVSELKAGRVDFKVDKAGVLHAPLGKVSFGPEKILGNLKALLDAVNRLKPSAAKGAYMLSMAVSTTMGPGFKIDMPQVKKFLEG; encoded by the coding sequence ATGCCCAGACATGGCAAAAATTTTCGTAAAGCCCTTGAGGCCTATAACCCGCAGGAACGCTTCAGCATTGAAGATGCTGTGAGCAAATCCTTGGGCGCGTCCTTTGCTAAATTTGATGAAACTGTGGACGTGGCTATCCGCTTGGGCGTCGATCCCAAGTATTCCGACCAGATGGTGCGCGGCGCCGTCACCCTGCCCAACGGGCTGGGCAAGACCGTGCGTGTGGCTGTGTTCTGCAAAGGTGAAAAACAGGCTGAAGCCAAAGACGCCGGCGCGGATATCGTTGGCGCCGAAGATCTGGTGGCCAAGATCAAGGAAGGCTGGCTGGAGTTCGACGCCGCCGTGGCCACGCCCGACGTCATGGCTCTGGTGGGTCAGATCGGCCGTGTGCTCGGCCCCCGCGGCCTGATGCCCAACGCCAAGACCGGTTCCGTCACCTTTGACGTGGCCAAGGCCGTGAGCGAACTCAAGGCTGGCCGCGTGGACTTCAAGGTGGACAAGGCTGGCGTGCTGCACGCGCCTCTGGGCAAGGTTTCCTTTGGTCCGGAAAAAATTCTGGGCAACCTCAAGGCCTTGCTGGATGCCGTCAATCGTCTGAAGCCTTCGGCCGCCAAGGGCGCTTACATGCTGTCCATGGCGGTTTCCACCACCATGGGCCCCGGCTTCAAAATTGATATGCCCCAGGTCAAGAAATTTCTTGAGGGCTAA
- the rplJ gene encoding 50S ribosomal protein L10 codes for MNRSEKAAIIEAIKAKADSASFAVLTDFKGMTVEELTNLRVSLRNAGGEYHVVKNTLARIALTGGTHDAIKDKFHENCGVALGFDDPVAVAKALSDFVKQSKIFSLRCASLDGKEMTPAQVDALAKLPGKEQLLGQLLGTMNAVPTNFVSLFANMLRGLLYALKAIEEQKGKAAA; via the coding sequence GTGAACAGGTCTGAAAAAGCCGCAATTATCGAAGCCATCAAGGCTAAGGCCGACAGTGCTTCCTTTGCGGTGCTGACGGACTTCAAGGGCATGACGGTGGAAGAGCTGACGAACCTCCGGGTGAGCCTGCGCAATGCGGGCGGCGAATATCATGTCGTCAAAAACACCCTGGCTCGTATCGCTCTGACCGGCGGCACGCACGACGCCATCAAGGACAAGTTCCATGAGAACTGCGGCGTGGCCCTTGGGTTCGACGACCCGGTGGCGGTGGCCAAGGCGCTCAGTGATTTTGTCAAGCAGAGCAAGATCTTCAGCTTGCGTTGCGCCAGCCTGGACGGCAAGGAAATGACCCCTGCCCAGGTGGACGCTCTGGCCAAACTGCCCGGAAAGGAACAGTTGCTCGGCCAGTTGCTTGGCACCATGAACGCCGTGCCCACCAATTTTGTGTCGCTGTTTGCCAACATGCTGCGCGGCTTGCTCTACGCCCTCAAGGCTATTGAGGAACAGAAAGGCAAGGCTGCCGCGTAA
- the rplL gene encoding 50S ribosomal protein L7/L12: MAVTKEEVVEFISSMTVLELSEFIKELEEKFGVSAAAPAAAMVMAAPAAGGDGAAAAEEKTEFDVVLKEAGANKIGVIKVVRALTSLGLKEAKEKVDGAPSTLKEAVSKEEAEEAKKQLTEAGATVEIK; encoded by the coding sequence ATGGCCGTGACCAAAGAAGAAGTTGTTGAATTCATCTCCAGCATGACCGTTCTGGAACTTTCCGAATTCATCAAGGAACTGGAAGAGAAGTTCGGCGTTTCCGCCGCCGCGCCCGCCGCCGCTATGGTGATGGCCGCTCCGGCCGCCGGTGGCGACGGCGCCGCCGCCGCTGAGGAAAAGACCGAATTCGACGTCGTTCTTAAGGAAGCCGGCGCCAACAAGATCGGTGTCATCAAAGTGGTGCGCGCTCTGACCAGCCTGGGCCTCAAGGAAGCCAAGGAAAAGGTTGACGGCGCTCCCTCCACTCTGAAGGAAGCCGTTTCCAAGGAAGAAGCTGAAGAAGCCAAGAAGCAGCTCACCGAAGCCGGCGCCACTGTGGAAATCAAGTAA
- the rpoB gene encoding DNA-directed RNA polymerase subunit beta, with protein sequence MGQLTKQFGKIKISLPIPHLLNLQIDSYQKFLQEGVPEADRRPDEGLEGVFHTVFPIEDFNKTASLEFVSYEVQEPKYDQAECIAKGLTYEAPMRIKVRLVVYDADEASGNRTIRDIKEQDIYFGTLPLMTEKGTFIINGTERVIVNQLQRSPGIIFEHDGGKTHTSRKVLYSCRVIPMRGSWLDFDFDHKDILYVRIDRRRKMPATILFKAMGMSKEQILDYFYSREQYLLEDGGRLFWEVRKDLYRKDNAYADIAAPDGNVIVKAGKPITKRSWRLICEAAIPAIEVRPDLLDGMFLAEDAVAPQSGEVLAEAADEITPGLLERMREAGIKRLSVLHTKGTDTSSSIRDTLVLDRIPDQQKAQEEIYRRLRPSSPPTAEIAASFFDNLFRNPDYYDLSPVGRYKLNQRLGIDAPADLRTLSDEDILTAIKVLVQLKDSHGPADDIDHLGNRRVRLVGELVENQYRIGLVRMERAIKERMSLQEISTLMPHDLINPKPVAAVLKEFFGTSQLSQFMDQTNSLSEVTHKRRLSALGPGGLTRERAGFEVRDVHTSHYGRICPIETPEGPNIGLIVSLTTFAKVNDYGFIETPYRVVREAKLTNEVVHLDASREGDQVVAQADARMDAEGNLLDEYVTVRVKGEVEMRHRDEVTLMDISPSQMVSISAALIPFLEHDDANRALMGSNMQRQAVPLLRSEKPLVGTGMEVDVARDSGACIVAPADGKVQYADADRIVVAYEGDIYKDQGGVRAYDLLKFHKSNQNSCFGQKPTCYPGQTVKKGQILADGPGIDEGQLALGKNLVVAFMPWCGYNYEDSILISERTVKEDVFTSIHIEEFEVVARDTKLGPEEITRDIPNVSEDMLRNLDESGIIRIGAAVKPDDILVGKITPKGETQLTPEEKLLRAIFGEKARDVKNTSLKVPPGVEGTIIDVKVFNRRSGEKDERTLAIEAHDTAVQDQKEADHMRALTERTRVLLAPHVLGKQTASSVPGKKKGEVLVEAGAALTEEQLAQLPVKKLAGLFKSKEVNDEVAELLKAYDHEVDYLKAIYDAKREKVTEGDDLPPGVIKMVKVHIAIKRKLSVGDKMAGRHGNKGVVSCILPEEDMPFFADGRPVDIVLNPLGVPSRMNIGQIMETHLGWGAKELGRQLAELLDSGAAMQVLRKEVKDVFGSEEVSALVDGMDDEEFVASVKKLRNGIVTKTPVFDSATEEEIWGWMDKAGLENDGKTTLYDGRTGEPFRNRVTTGVMYILKLHHLVDEKIHARSTGPYSLVTQQPLGGKAQFGGQRLGEMEVWALEAYGAAYLLQEFLTVKSDDVAGRVKMYEKIVKGDNFLEAGLPESFNVLVKELMSLGLDVTLHQEEGKKRPKRVGYMRERDEEAE encoded by the coding sequence ATGGGCCAGCTCACCAAACAGTTCGGCAAGATCAAGATTTCCCTCCCCATTCCCCATCTGCTGAATCTGCAGATAGATTCATATCAAAAATTCCTTCAGGAAGGCGTGCCCGAGGCCGATCGCAGACCGGACGAAGGCCTGGAAGGCGTCTTTCACACGGTATTTCCCATTGAGGATTTCAATAAGACCGCCAGCCTGGAATTCGTCAGCTACGAAGTTCAGGAGCCCAAGTACGATCAGGCCGAGTGCATTGCCAAGGGTCTGACCTATGAAGCGCCCATGCGCATCAAAGTGCGTCTGGTCGTCTACGACGCCGATGAAGCGTCGGGCAACCGGACCATCCGCGACATCAAGGAGCAGGACATCTATTTCGGCACCCTGCCCCTGATGACCGAAAAAGGCACCTTCATCATCAACGGCACCGAGCGCGTCATCGTCAATCAGTTGCAGCGTTCGCCCGGCATCATTTTCGAGCACGACGGCGGCAAGACCCACACCAGCCGCAAGGTGCTCTATTCCTGCCGGGTGATCCCCATGCGCGGATCCTGGTTGGACTTCGACTTCGACCACAAAGACATTCTCTACGTGCGCATCGACCGCCGCCGCAAAATGCCCGCCACCATTTTGTTCAAGGCCATGGGCATGAGCAAGGAACAGATCCTCGACTACTTCTACAGCCGGGAGCAGTACCTGCTGGAGGACGGCGGCCGCCTGTTCTGGGAAGTGCGCAAGGATCTCTACCGCAAGGACAACGCTTACGCGGACATCGCCGCGCCCGACGGCAACGTGATCGTCAAGGCGGGCAAGCCCATCACCAAGCGGAGCTGGCGTCTGATCTGCGAGGCCGCCATTCCGGCCATTGAAGTGCGTCCGGACCTGCTGGACGGCATGTTCCTGGCCGAGGACGCGGTGGCCCCCCAGAGCGGTGAAGTGCTGGCCGAAGCCGCCGACGAAATCACTCCCGGCCTGCTGGAACGTATGCGCGAGGCGGGCATCAAGCGCCTTTCCGTGCTGCACACCAAGGGCACGGACACCTCCTCTTCCATCCGCGACACCCTGGTGCTGGACCGCATCCCGGACCAGCAGAAAGCCCAGGAAGAGATCTACCGCCGCCTGCGCCCGTCCTCGCCGCCCACCGCCGAGATCGCGGCCAGCTTCTTTGACAATCTCTTCCGCAACCCGGATTATTACGATCTCTCGCCTGTGGGCCGCTATAAGCTCAACCAGCGTCTGGGCATCGACGCGCCCGCCGACCTGCGCACCCTGAGCGACGAGGACATCCTTACGGCCATCAAGGTGCTGGTCCAGCTCAAGGACAGCCACGGCCCGGCCGACGACATCGACCACCTGGGCAACCGTCGCGTGCGCCTGGTGGGCGAACTGGTGGAAAACCAGTACCGCATCGGTCTGGTGCGCATGGAACGCGCCATCAAGGAGCGCATGAGCCTGCAGGAAATCTCCACCCTCATGCCCCATGATCTGATCAATCCCAAGCCCGTGGCCGCGGTGCTCAAGGAATTTTTTGGCACGTCCCAGCTCTCGCAGTTCATGGACCAGACCAACTCGCTCTCCGAGGTCACCCACAAGCGCCGTCTTTCGGCCCTGGGCCCCGGCGGCCTGACCCGCGAACGCGCCGGTTTTGAGGTGCGCGACGTGCACACCTCGCATTATGGCCGCATCTGCCCCATTGAGACGCCGGAAGGCCCGAACATCGGTCTGATCGTGTCCCTGACCACCTTTGCCAAGGTCAACGACTACGGCTTCATTGAAACCCCCTACCGGGTGGTGCGCGAGGCCAAGCTGACCAACGAGGTGGTCCACCTGGACGCCTCGCGTGAAGGCGACCAGGTGGTGGCCCAGGCCGACGCCCGCATGGACGCCGAGGGCAACCTGCTTGACGAATACGTCACCGTGCGCGTTAAGGGCGAAGTGGAAATGCGCCATCGCGACGAAGTGACCCTCATGGACATTTCGCCCAGCCAGATGGTTTCCATTTCCGCCGCGCTGATTCCCTTCCTGGAGCACGACGACGCCAACCGCGCGCTGATGGGTTCCAACATGCAGCGCCAGGCCGTGCCGCTGCTGCGCTCGGAAAAGCCCCTGGTGGGCACGGGCATGGAAGTGGATGTGGCCCGCGACTCCGGTGCCTGCATTGTGGCCCCGGCCGACGGCAAGGTGCAGTACGCCGACGCCGACCGCATCGTGGTGGCCTATGAAGGCGACATTTACAAGGACCAGGGCGGCGTGCGGGCCTATGACCTGCTTAAGTTCCACAAGTCCAACCAGAATTCCTGCTTCGGCCAGAAGCCGACCTGCTATCCCGGCCAGACCGTCAAGAAAGGTCAGATCCTGGCCGACGGTCCGGGCATCGACGAAGGGCAACTGGCGCTGGGCAAGAACCTGGTAGTGGCCTTCATGCCCTGGTGCGGCTACAACTATGAAGACTCCATCCTGATTTCCGAACGCACGGTCAAGGAAGACGTCTTCACCTCCATCCACATCGAGGAATTCGAAGTGGTGGCCCGCGACACCAAGCTGGGACCCGAGGAAATCACCCGCGACATTCCCAACGTCAGCGAAGACATGCTGCGCAACCTGGACGAAAGCGGCATCATCCGCATCGGCGCGGCGGTCAAGCCCGACGACATCCTGGTGGGCAAAATCACCCCCAAGGGCGAAACCCAGCTTACCCCGGAAGAAAAACTTCTGCGGGCGATCTTCGGCGAAAAGGCCAGGGATGTGAAAAACACCTCCCTCAAGGTCCCGCCGGGAGTGGAAGGCACCATCATCGACGTGAAGGTCTTCAACCGCCGCTCGGGCGAAAAAGACGAGCGCACGTTGGCCATCGAGGCCCACGACACCGCGGTGCAGGACCAGAAGGAAGCCGACCACATGCGCGCCCTCACCGAGCGCACGCGCGTTCTTCTCGCCCCGCATGTGCTGGGCAAGCAGACGGCCTCTTCCGTGCCGGGCAAGAAAAAGGGCGAAGTGCTGGTGGAGGCCGGAGCGGCCCTCACCGAGGAACAGCTGGCCCAGTTGCCCGTCAAGAAGCTGGCCGGCCTGTTCAAGAGCAAGGAAGTCAACGACGAAGTGGCCGAGTTGCTCAAGGCCTATGACCATGAGGTGGACTACCTCAAGGCCATCTACGACGCCAAGCGCGAGAAGGTCACCGAGGGCGACGATCTGCCTCCCGGCGTGATCAAGATGGTCAAGGTGCATATCGCCATCAAGCGCAAGCTTTCGGTGGGCGACAAGATGGCCGGACGCCACGGCAACAAGGGCGTGGTCTCCTGCATTCTGCCGGAAGAGGACATGCCCTTCTTCGCTGACGGACGGCCCGTGGACATCGTGCTCAACCCGCTGGGTGTGCCTTCGCGTATGAACATCGGCCAGATCATGGAAACGCATCTGGGCTGGGGCGCCAAGGAACTGGGCCGCCAGTTGGCCGAACTGCTGGATTCCGGCGCGGCCATGCAGGTATTGCGCAAAGAAGTCAAGGACGTCTTCGGCTCCGAAGAAGTCAGCGCGCTGGTGGACGGCATGGACGACGAGGAATTCGTCGCCTCGGTCAAAAAGCTGCGCAACGGCATCGTGACCAAGACGCCGGTTTTCGACAGCGCCACGGAAGAGGAAATCTGGGGCTGGATGGACAAGGCCGGTCTGGAAAACGACGGCAAGACCACCCTGTACGACGGCCGCACCGGCGAGCCTTTCCGCAACCGGGTCACCACGGGCGTCATGTACATCCTCAAGCTGCACCATCTGGTGGATGAAAAAATCCACGCCCGCTCCACGGGCCCCTACTCCCTGGTCACCCAGCAGCCGCTGGGCGGCAAGGCCCAGTTCGGCGGTCAGCGGCTGGGTGAAATGGAAGTCTGGGCCCTGGAGGCTTACGGCGCGGCCTACCTCCTCCAGGAATTCCTCACGGTCAAGTCCGACGACGTGGCCGGGCGCGTGAAGATGTACGAAAAAATCGTCAAGGGCGACAACTTCCTGGAAGCCGGTCTGCCCGAATCCTTCAATGTCCTGGTCAAGGAACTGATGAGCCTCGGGCTCGACGTGACTCTGCACCAGGAGGAAGGCAAAAAACGACCCAAGCGCGTGGGCTACATGCGCGAGCGTGACGAGGAAGCGGAATAA
- the rpoC gene encoding DNA-directed RNA polymerase subunit beta' produces MSLDDLFTARGTSANVTNIRNLKAIQISIASPEAIREWSYGEVKKPETINYRTFKPERDGLFCAKIFGPVKDYECNCGKYKRMKHRGIVCEKCGVEVIASKVRRERMGHIELAAPVAHIWFLKTLPSKIGTLLDMTMADLEKVLYFDSYIVLDPGQTNLQKRQVISEDQYLQILDHYGSDEVLTVGMGAEAVRSLLEELDLEKLRVELREEGEATKSQTKKKKLTKRLKIVEAFLESQNKPEWMIMEVIPVIPPELRPLVPLDGGRFATSDLNDLYRRVINRNNRLKRLMELGAPEIIIRNEKRMLQEAVDALFDNGRRGRAIAGTNGRPLKSLSDMIKGKQGRFRQNLLGKRVDYSGRSVITVGPYLKLHQCGLPKKMALELFKPFIYSELEKRGHASTIKSAKKMVEREELVVWDILSEVVREYPILLNRAPTLHRLGIQAFEPLLVEGKAIRLHPLVCSAYNADFDGDQMAVHIPLSVEAQIECRVLMMSTNNILSPANGGPVIVPSQDIVLGLYYMTVERSFEKGEGMTFCAPWEVETAYDAGQVSLHARIKVRMKEGEELVQTTPGRVLVSDILPPELSFEHVNTVLTKKAIAKLVGAAYRTCGIKSTVILCDRLKDMGYEFATRAGVTIGVKDLTIPESKKNILAKSQAEVDDIERQYRDGIITRTEKYNKVVDVWTKATQDVSTEMIKEISYDVLTDPKTGKQEKNQSFNPIFMMSNSGARGNQDQMRQLAGMRGLMAKPSGEIIETPITSSFREGLSVLQYFTSTHGARKGLADTALKTANSGYLTRRLVDVVQDVIVSEHDCGTVDGIELTHLKEGGDIKTPLAERIVGRVLLYPVHDPDDPEQILLPENTLITETEAKLINDKGISSVMVRSPLTCQSERGICALCYGRDLARGHLVNTGETVGIIAAQSIGEPGTQLTMRTFHIGGTASSTIEKNKFEALNAGRVILSRVRAVTNREGSQLVLGKSGQLTIVDPQGREREKYILPNGARLMVHDGQEVTKGTVLAEWDPFNEPFVAEEEGVLRFTDIIDGKTVQEKVDDVTRQASLTIMEYRTTNFRPSISICDDNGNVKKRIHGAASAIYSLPVGSIIMVKDGESIQAGDIIARKPRETSKTKDIVGGLPRVAELFEVRKPKDMAVVSEIAGTVTYAGESKGKRKLVVTPEIGEAKEYLVPKGKHITAADGDFVEAGDPLTEGYPELHDILRTRGEKYLARYLVDEIQEVYRFQGVGIDDKHIEVIVRQMLKKVTILDSGGTSFLVGEQVDKSEFKAENQKTIAEGRVPATAEPLVLGITQASLTTSSFISAASFQETTKVLTEASLKGKMDYLRGLKENVIVGRLIPAGTGYREYVNGDIEVPDQKERPDKFLEELEENPVLVDLNQ; encoded by the coding sequence ATGAGCCTGGACGATCTTTTCACCGCGCGCGGCACGTCGGCCAATGTGACCAACATCCGCAATCTGAAAGCCATCCAGATTTCCATCGCCTCGCCGGAAGCCATCCGCGAATGGTCCTACGGCGAAGTGAAAAAACCGGAAACCATCAATTACCGCACCTTCAAGCCGGAACGGGACGGCCTGTTCTGCGCCAAGATCTTCGGCCCGGTGAAGGACTACGAGTGCAATTGCGGCAAATACAAACGCATGAAGCACCGGGGCATCGTCTGCGAAAAATGCGGCGTGGAAGTCATCGCCTCCAAGGTGCGGCGCGAGCGCATGGGCCACATTGAGCTGGCCGCGCCCGTGGCCCACATCTGGTTTTTGAAGACCCTGCCCTCCAAGATCGGCACCCTGCTGGACATGACCATGGCCGATCTGGAAAAGGTGCTCTACTTCGATTCCTATATCGTGCTGGACCCCGGCCAGACCAACCTGCAGAAGCGTCAGGTCATTTCCGAGGACCAGTACCTCCAGATTCTGGACCACTACGGCAGCGACGAGGTGCTCACCGTGGGCATGGGCGCGGAAGCCGTGCGCAGCCTGCTGGAGGAACTGGACCTGGAAAAGCTGCGCGTGGAGCTGCGCGAGGAAGGCGAGGCCACCAAGAGCCAGACCAAGAAGAAAAAACTGACCAAGCGCCTGAAGATCGTGGAGGCTTTTCTGGAGTCCCAGAACAAGCCCGAATGGATGATCATGGAAGTCATTCCGGTCATTCCGCCGGAACTGCGCCCTCTGGTGCCCCTGGACGGCGGCCGTTTCGCCACCTCGGACCTCAACGACCTCTACCGCCGGGTGATCAACCGCAACAACCGCCTCAAACGGCTCATGGAGCTGGGCGCGCCGGAAATCATCATCCGCAACGAAAAGCGCATGCTTCAGGAAGCCGTGGACGCGCTCTTCGACAACGGCCGCCGGGGCCGGGCCATTGCCGGCACCAACGGCCGTCCGCTCAAATCCCTGTCGGACATGATCAAGGGCAAGCAGGGCCGCTTCCGCCAGAACCTGCTGGGCAAGCGCGTGGACTACTCGGGCCGTTCGGTCATCACCGTGGGCCCCTACCTCAAGCTGCACCAGTGCGGTCTGCCCAAAAAAATGGCCCTGGAACTGTTCAAGCCCTTCATCTATTCGGAACTGGAAAAACGCGGCCACGCCTCCACCATCAAGAGCGCCAAAAAAATGGTGGAGCGCGAAGAACTGGTGGTCTGGGACATCCTGTCTGAAGTGGTGCGCGAGTATCCCATTCTGCTGAACCGCGCCCCCACCCTGCACCGGCTGGGCATCCAGGCCTTTGAACCCCTGCTGGTGGAAGGCAAGGCCATCCGCCTGCATCCTCTGGTCTGCTCCGCCTACAACGCGGACTTCGACGGCGACCAGATGGCCGTGCACATTCCGCTCTCCGTGGAGGCCCAGATCGAATGCCGCGTGCTGATGATGAGCACCAACAACATTCTGTCCCCGGCCAACGGCGGCCCGGTCATCGTGCCCTCGCAGGACATCGTGCTGGGCCTCTACTACATGACCGTGGAGCGCAGCTTTGAAAAGGGCGAGGGCATGACCTTCTGCGCGCCCTGGGAAGTGGAAACCGCCTACGACGCGGGTCAGGTCTCCCTGCATGCCCGCATCAAGGTGCGCATGAAGGAAGGCGAGGAACTCGTGCAGACCACGCCGGGCCGCGTGCTGGTCAGCGACATTCTGCCGCCGGAGCTTTCTTTCGAGCACGTCAACACGGTGCTGACCAAGAAAGCCATCGCCAAACTGGTGGGCGCGGCCTACCGCACCTGCGGCATCAAATCCACGGTCATCCTCTGCGACCGGCTCAAGGACATGGGCTATGAGTTCGCCACCCGCGCGGGCGTGACCATTGGCGTGAAGGACCTGACCATTCCCGAAAGCAAAAAGAACATCCTGGCCAAATCCCAGGCCGAGGTGGACGACATCGAACGCCAGTACCGGGACGGCATCATCACCCGTACGGAAAAGTACAACAAGGTGGTGGACGTCTGGACCAAGGCCACGCAGGACGTTTCCACGGAAATGATCAAGGAGATCTCCTACGATGTGCTCACGGACCCAAAGACGGGCAAGCAGGAGAAAAACCAGAGCTTCAACCCCATCTTCATGATGTCCAACTCCGGCGCGCGAGGCAACCAGGACCAGATGCGCCAGCTCGCCGGCATGCGCGGCCTGATGGCCAAGCCCTCGGGCGAAATCATTGAAACGCCCATCACTTCTTCTTTCCGTGAAGGGCTTTCGGTTCTGCAGTACTTCACCTCCACGCACGGCGCGCGCAAAGGCCTGGCGGACACGGCCCTGAAGACGGCCAACTCCGGTTACCTGACCCGCCGCCTGGTGGACGTGGTGCAGGACGTGATCGTTTCCGAACACGACTGCGGCACGGTGGACGGCATCGAGTTGACCCATCTCAAGGAAGGCGGCGACATCAAGACTCCGCTGGCCGAACGCATCGTGGGCCGCGTGCTGCTCTATCCCGTGCATGATCCAGACGATCCGGAACAGATCCTGCTGCCCGAGAACACCCTGATCACGGAAACGGAAGCCAAGCTGATCAACGACAAGGGCATCTCCTCGGTCATGGTGCGCTCGCCCCTGACCTGCCAGTCGGAGCGCGGCATCTGCGCCCTCTGCTACGGACGCGATCTGGCGCGCGGCCACCTGGTGAACACCGGCGAAACTGTGGGCATCATCGCGGCGCAGTCCATCGGCGAACCGGGCACCCAGCTGACCATGCGCACCTTCCACATCGGCGGCACGGCCTCGAGCACCATTGAAAAGAACAAGTTCGAGGCGCTCAACGCGGGCCGGGTGATCCTCAGCCGCGTCCGGGCCGTGACCAACCGCGAGGGTTCGCAGCTGGTGCTCGGCAAGAGCGGCCAGCTGACCATCGTGGACCCGCAGGGCCGCGAGCGGGAGAAATACATCCTGCCCAACGGCGCGCGCCTGATGGTCCATGACGGCCAGGAAGTGACCAAGGGCACGGTGCTGGCCGAATGGGATCCTTTCAACGAACCCTTCGTGGCCGAGGAAGAAGGCGTGCTCCGCTTCACGGACATTATCGACGGCAAGACCGTGCAGGAAAAGGTGGACGACGTTACCCGTCAGGCCTCCCTGACCATCATGGAGTACCGCACCACCAACTTCCGGCCCTCCATCTCGATCTGCGACGACAACGGCAATGTGAAAAAACGCATCCACGGCGCGGCCTCGGCCATCTACAGTCTGCCTGTGGGTTCCATCATCATGGTCAAGGACGGCGAGAGCATCCAGGCCGGCGACATCATCGCCCGCAAACCTCGTGAAACCTCCAAGACCAAGGATATCGTGGGCGGCCTTCCGCGCGTGGCCGAGCTCTTTGAAGTGCGCAAGCCCAAGGACATGGCCGTGGTTTCCGAAATCGCGGGCACCGTCACCTACGCCGGCGAATCCAAGGGCAAGCGCAAGCTGGTGGTTACGCCGGAAATCGGCGAAGCCAAGGAATACCTGGTGCCCAAGGGCAAGCACATCACTGCGGCGGACGGCGACTTTGTGGAGGCGGGCGATCCCCTCACCGAAGGCTATCCGGAACTGCACGACATCCTGCGCACCCGGGGCGAGAAATACCTGGCCCGCTATCTGGTGGACGAAATTCAGGAAGTCTACCGCTTCCAGGGCGTGGGCATCGACGACAAACACATTGAAGTGATCGTGCGTCAGATGCTGAAAAAGGTGACCATCCTCGACTCCGGCGGCACCAGCTTCCTGGTGGGCGAGCAGGTGGACAAGAGCGAGTTCAAGGCCGAAAACCAGAAAACCATCGCCGAAGGCCGCGTACCGGCCACGGCGGAGCCTCTGGTGCTGGGCATCACCCAGGCCTCGCTGACCACGTCTTCCTTCATCTCGGCGGCTTCCTTCCAGGAAACCACCAAGGTGCTCACCGAAGCCTCGCTCAAAGGCAAGATGGACTACCTGCGCGGCCTCAAGGAGAACGTCATTGTGGGCCGCCTGATCCCCGCCGGTACAGGTTATCGCGAATACGTGAACGGCGATATCGAAGTGCCGGACCAGAAGGAACGCCCGGACAAGTTCCTGGAAGAACTGGAAGAAAATCCCGTGCTGGTGGATCTGAACCAGTAA
- a CDS encoding MgtC/SapB family protein encodes MDLGLLQEFEFLGRLFLAGLCGAFIGYERANRRKEAGIRTHLVVSMGSALFMIVSKYGFADMLSLQGVALDPSRIAAQIVTGVGFLGAGMIFVRGQNISGLTTAAGIWATAGIGMAVGSGLHLLGVLGTALIFVIQIFLHKHFTWLRAPSMERLCLHIGGGCTGLDAVRAALRERKLYVSTFKAVPDKEGKVIVVDAHIKVPYGYDLADLLDLLKKDGHVLRVEIKG; translated from the coding sequence ATGGACTTGGGCTTGTTACAGGAATTTGAGTTTCTGGGGCGTCTTTTTCTGGCCGGGCTCTGCGGGGCCTTTATCGGCTACGAACGGGCCAACCGTCGCAAGGAGGCGGGCATCCGCACTCACTTGGTGGTTTCCATGGGTTCGGCGCTGTTTATGATCGTCTCCAAATACGGCTTCGCGGATATGCTCTCTCTTCAGGGCGTGGCGCTGGACCCCTCGCGTATCGCGGCCCAGATCGTGACCGGCGTGGGTTTTCTGGGCGCGGGCATGATTTTCGTGCGGGGGCAGAATATCAGCGGACTGACCACGGCGGCGGGCATCTGGGCCACGGCGGGCATCGGCATGGCTGTGGGCTCGGGCCTGCATCTGCTCGGTGTGCTGGGCACGGCGCTGATTTTTGTAATCCAGATTTTTTTGCACAAGCATTTTACCTGGCTGCGCGCGCCCAGCATGGAGCGTCTCTGCCTGCATATCGGCGGTGGCTGCACAGGACTGGATGCGGTGCGCGCGGCCCTACGCGAGCGCAAGCTGTATGTTTCCACATTCAAGGCTGTTCCCGACAAAGAGGGCAAGGTCATCGTGGTGGATGCGCACATCAAGGTGCCCTACGGCTATGATCTGGCCGACCTGCTTGACCTGCTGAAAAAGGACGGGCATGTGCTGCGGGTGGAAATCAAGGGCTGA